ATGGGAGAAGTGAATATAGCTTGGCTCTATGGGAAACATAGTGGTGTGAGATGATGAAGAATGTGGAGCGATAGAGAGTTGCCATTCTTCATCATCTTCTTTTAAGAGTGTCTGGCTGAAAGACGTGTTACTGGCGGCATCGACTGCAATGAATGTACGAGCAATCGTCTCATTGATCTTTTTATCTGTCGGATTGGTAAAGGTATAGCGGATGTAGTATGTATCGCCGTCGATCCAATCTTCCGTTTCGATCGTGATCTGTGACAATTGTGAAGATGTGGCATTCTCCTCTGCCCATGCGCACGGCATCAGCAGTGTCATCATCATACATATCGTAAGTATCAGTCTTGTCATCATATCTGTTTCCTCCCGTGGTGTCGTTACCTGTATTATACTATAAAATAGGGGCGAAGGTTGCCTGCTTTATGATGTTGTATTATAATGTAGACAATATTTGATGTATGAAAGGTCGCTTGTTTTTGGTGGCGGCTTTTTTATATGATGATCTGCTGCCTGCCGGCGGCAAGGAAGGGGTAATCTATGAGATGGTCAGGCAGATCGCTCTTTGTTGCGGGCGGTCTTATAATATGTTTAGTCGTCGTGATGCTCGTGTCGCTCGTGTGCGGTCAGATCGATGTGCCGATCGATAAGGCGGTGGCGGTCTTGGGGTATCAGCTCGGACTGCCGAGCTTTGAGGCGGCCGATTTTACGGCGGAGCAACAGGCGGTGCTGTGGCATATCCGCTTGCCGCGTATCTTAGTCGGTATCCTTGTCGGTGCAGGTCTGGCAACGGCAGGCGCGGTGATGCAGGGCGTATTCAGCAACCCGCTTGCCGATCCCGGTATCATCGGGGTGACGAGCGGTGCGGCGATGGGCGCAGTCGTATCCATTGCGCTCGGCTGGTCGGCGGTGAGCCTCTATGCGATGCCTGTCTGTGCGCTCGTGGGTGCGGTGCTCGCCGTATCGGTGACAGTCTTACTCTCGATGCGGCGCGGTAAGGTGCCTGTGGTGACGCTTCTTCTGTCGGGTATCGCGGTCGGTATGCTTCTCGGCGCGCTCACCAGCGGTATCCTCATCTGTGTCGATGAGCAGAAGCTTCAGCAATACTTATTCTGGATGGTGGGCGGTCTTGATTATCGCCGATGGGAACACGTCATCATGGCGGCTGTCCCCGTGCTCGGCGGTATCGGTATCATGTGGACGCTCGCACGCCATTTGAATATTCTCGTACTCGGTGAAACAGAGGCGCGCGCCGTCGGTATGGCGGTCATGCCGTTTAGACTGGGACTGCTCTTCCTCGCATCGCTGGTAACGGCAACGAGCGTCTGCGTCAGCGGCAGTATCGGATTCGTCGGTCTTGTCGTTCCGCATATGATGCGCATGATCGTAGGCCCCGACCATCGTGTGCTCATTCCGATGAGTGCGCTCGCAGGTGCGCTTCTCTTAGTGCTGTGCGACACGGTCGGCAGAATGGTAGTCGAGCCGACGGAGATCCGCGTCGGTATTATGACGGCACTGATCGGAACGCCGTATTTCCTCTATCTGCTTCGTCGTATGCAGGATAGATAGTGGGGTGAACGTATGGAAACGATGATAACGGCCGACGGTCTCTCGGTCGGTTACGAAAATAAAACGATATTATCGGACGTATCGCTCAAGATAGGCCGCGGTGAATTCGTCGGCATCATCGGGCCGAACGGCGCAGGCAAATCGACGCTTGTGAAAACGCTTCGCGGTATGCTCGCCAAACGCGCAGGCTCGGTACGCATCATGGACACCGATACGAGCGAGCTGTCGGAACGCGAATTCGCCCGCAGAGTGGCGTATCTCCAACAGCACGTAGAAGTATCGTTCGGCTATACGGGGCGTGAGCTTGTCCTCGCAGGACGATATCCGTATATGAAATGGTGGCAGTCCGAGAGCGCGGAGGACGAACGCATCGCCGAGCTGTGTATGCAGTACACGGGCGTGACAGAGTTCGCCGATACGCCTGTGCAGGAGGTCAGCGGTGGTCAGCGTCAGCGTATCCTTCTGGCGAAAGTACTCGCGCAGCAGACGCCTATCCTGTTCCTCGACGAGCCGACAACAGGCCTCGACATGGTCTATCAGGAAGAGATATTCCGCTTCTGCAAACGCCTATGCGAAGCAGGCAAGACAGTCGTCATGGTCGTCCACGAGCTTCCGCTCGCCTCGCGCTTCTGTTCGCGACTCGTCCTCGTCGGCAACGGCCGTATCCTCGCAGACGGCAAGCCCGACGAAGTCATTCGCGAAGACGTCCTCTCCGATGCCTACCACGTACCCATCGCCGTCGTCCGACATGACGATACGGGCAGCATCGAAGTCTGGACGAAACGCGGTGCCGTAGAAGAAGCCGACGACGACGTGATACGTACGATCTGCGGTGACGGCTGACTGAATAGGAAAAGAAAAGCACGCTTATCCGAGAAGGAAGGCGTGCTTATTTTTATAAGAGAAAGCATCCTTATCTGTGACATGATAAGGGTGCTTTTTTATATAGAAGGAAAATAAAAGCGACAGGCGCAGATGACGAATGAAATCTTGTCCGAGGACAGATGTGGTATGCTTCGGATAAATAAAGAATAGTGCGAATTATACATACAAATGTCTTGCGGGGGGGAGTACAGCGGTGATATAATCAAAATAACCAAAAAGAATAATTGCTTCGTTATTACATATTGTGATAGTTGACATTACCTGTCATAGACAGGTCAGATATAAATGATCATCAAGGGGGATTTACCATGAAAAAAGAGATATTAAAGAGAATGGTCGCCTTGTCGATAGCGTTGTCTGTGATTCCGTGCGGTATGGCATCGGCGGCTATTGAAGAAGGTACGGCAACAGGTACGGATGCGATCGCGATCGGTTCCGGTACGGTAGCAAGCGGAGATTATTCTATTGCGGAAGGTTATAAGGCGGCAGCTAGCAAAGATTATGCCGTTGCGGAAGGTTATTATGCGAAAGCCAGCGGAGAATCTGCTGTTGCGATCGGTAACAATGCAATAGCAAGCGGAGCTTATTCTATTGCAGAAGGTTCCCTTGCAAATGCTAGTGGAGATGGTGCTATTGCGGAAGGTTGTGAGGCGGTAGCCAGTGGAAGTCTTTCGGTTGCGGAAGGTTATCTGGCAAAAGCCAGTGGAGCTGGTGCTATTGCGGAAGGCTATCAGGCGGCAGCTAGTGGAAAACTTTCGGTTGCGGAAGGTTATCAGGCGGTAGCAAGCGCAGAAAACGCAACGGCGATCGGTAATGGCGCGCAGGCAGCGCATGCGAACAGCGTTGCGTTGGGTGCGGGTTCTGTTACGGCAGAAGCTGATTCTGTCAGCGTCGGCAGCGGCGGTGCTGCAGGTGTACCTGCAACTGCTCCCGCGTATCGTAAGATCGTCAACGTAGCGGACGGTGTCAATGACCATGATGCAGTGACCGTAGGACAGCTGAATAAGGCACTTGAAGGGGTATCGGCCGGCGGTAGTGTTGATCTGACAGGTTATGCTAAAACGGCAGATGTCAATGCAGCGCTTGATACCAAAGCAAATGCATCCGATGTTTACACGAAGACAGAAGTAGATACGAAGCTTGATACCAAAGCAAATGCATCCGATGTTTACACGAAGAGAGAAGTCGACGATCTGATCAGCGCAGGCGGTAATGTTGATCTGACCGATTATGCCAAAACAGACGATGTCTATACGAAAGATCAGGTAGACGAACACGTTGACAATGTCACCGACCACGTCAACAGAGTAGCAGACAATCTTACCAAGCTGAACGGTGAAGTAGAAGACGGTTTTGCAGAGCTCAATAACCAGATCGGTATTACCAACGGCTATGTCGTCGGCAATATGCAGGATATCAGTGCACTTGAGGACAAGACTGATACGATGCAGGAGGATCTCAGCGCGCTCAATGACGAAGTCGTAAAAACGAACGATCACTTCAACGCAGAGCTCCAAAAGACGAACGATCATTTCAATACCGAACTTGGTAAAACGAATCAGCAGGTCGTTGCCAATGCACAAGGCATCGCGGCTAACAGCAGTGCTATCACAGGCCTCGATCAGCGCGTTACTTCGCTCGATGGTCGCGTAGATAAAGTCGGTGCAGGTGCGGCGGCTCTCGCGGCACTCCATCCGCTCGACTATGATTCGGAAAACAAACTGTCCTTCGCGGCAGGTGTCGGCAATTATGCAGGCTCGACCGCGGCGGCAGTCGGTGCGTTCTATCGTCCGAATGAAGATGTCATGTTTAGTATCGGCGGTACGGCAGGCAACGGGGAAAACATGGTCAACCTCGGTGCTTCGTTCGCCATCGGCAAAGGTTCGAGCGGTGTTGCCAAATTGAGCAAAGCCGAGCTCGTTACAGCGATCAAAGATGTGAAAGCCGAAAACAGCGAGCTTAGACATGAGATCAACAATGCAAAAGCAGAAAATCAAAAATTGCAGGACAGAATCGCGAAACTGGAAGCAATGGTCTTGAAATTGGCAGGCAAATAAGATCGGTCGATATGGCAGGTCGTCGTTTGTCGGCAGAGATAAAAAAAGCACCCTTTATGAGGGTGCTTTTTTATATAGAAGGAAAATAAAAAAGAGACCTTCTCGAGAGGTCTCTTTTGTCGTTATCAGAAGTTGAGGAATTCGGGGGCAGGCAGTTTGGGTGCCTGTTTGGTGTGGAGCGTGGGGAGTACGTTGTCGTTGATGTACCATTCGGCAGGGTTGCCTCCCGCGAGCTGGGACGGGGTAGCGATGCCGACGGCGACTGCGTACGTGTCGAATATCTCACCGTAGTAGTCTTCGTTTTCTTCAATGAGGGCAGGGTTCTGCTCGCGTGTGAGCTGACCGAAGCGGCGGATGGCTTTATCGGCGAGGCGCGGTGCTTCGTTTTTGTCGAGGTCTTCGACGATGGTCATCATCATGTGGATCTGTTTTTGCTCGGTATCTACTTTGAACGTTGCCGAGGTGACGTACGGATATTTTACTTTGTTGCTGAATTCTGTTTCCATTTGCGCGCAGATCGCGGTGTAGTTGAGGTCGAGGTTCGGCGGTACTTTTTCTTCGGCGCGGAATCCGAAATGGAATCCTGCGAGTACGCCGATGATGAGGATCGCTACGATCAGTTTGCGTGTGAGAGAGGTGCCTTCTTCGGGGCGACGTCTGCGGTGTCTGCGCTCTCTCGGTTGTCTTGTTTCTTCCATATGATATCTTCCGTTTCTGTGTGGATTTTATGTTTGATATCATACCATATTTTCGGCGCGTTTAAAAGAGGGGAGGTCTTGGCGAATTTTGCAAAAATGGTGAAAAACAGCGAGGATTTTCGCAAGTCGGGCTTGAATTTTACATGGAAGTTTTGTATATTTAAAAAATGAAATATAAGGTTTCATATAGATATAAATAAAAACATGAATGGGGGAAGATTTGTGGGTAATCCTGTTTGGGATACGACGCTGTTTTTGTCGTCGCTATCCTGTCTGTTGGCGGGTGTGATCCTGCCGATGCTGTTTCTGCGCAATGGGCGAATGGCGAATGCTGTATCGTCTTTGTGCGGAGCTGTCGGCGGTGTGCTCGGTATGGTGTGCGGTGGAAGTATTCTTCTGGCGCATAGTGAGGTGACGCTTCATCTGTGGAGCGTGACGGCAGGTCTGCCGCTTATTTTGCACGTCGATGTCTTGAGTGCGTTTTTCTTGATGCTCATTTCGGCGGTGTCTGTAGCGGCAGCTTTTTATTCGTATGGATATAACAAAGGCTATTACGGTCAGAAGAATGTGGCGTACCTCGGCGCGCTGATCAATCTGTTCGCGCTGTCGATGATGGCGGTGGTGACGGCGTCGAGTGCGTTTTCGTTCCTCGTGGCGTGGGAGCTGATGTCGATCGTGTCGTTTATGCTCGTGATGTTCGAGTATGAGAAGCCGGAGGTTCGTTCGGCAGGGTATTTGTATGCGGCGATGACGCATATCGGGACGGTCTTTTTGACGATCAGTTTCCTTTTGTTCTATTTCTATACGGGCAGTATTTCGTTCGATGCGTTCCGCGCCGATGCGGCAGGGATGCCGATGGATGTGAAGTCGGCTATCTTTGTGATGTGCCTGATCGGGTTCGGTACGAAGGCAGGTCTTTTGCCGCTCCATATCTGGCTTCCGCGTGCGCATCCTGCGGCGCCGAGCAATGTGTCGGCTTTGATGTCGGCTGTTATGCTGAAGACGGCGGCGTACGGTATGTTCCGCGTGTGCTTCGATTTCCTCGGCTACGGTGAGATGTGGTGGGGGTTCGTACTTATTTTGGTCGGTGTCCTTTCTGCGGTGGGCGGTATCTTGTTCGCGCTCAATGAGAACGATATGAAGCGTTTCCTTGCGTTTTCGAGTGCGGAGAATATGGGTATCATCTTCGCGGCGATGGGGGCAGGTCTTCTGTTCCAGACGCACGGATGGAATTTCTTAGCGGCGGCGGCTATCATGGCGATGCTGCTCCACTGCATCAGTCACGCGCTGTTTAAGGGACTACTCTTCTTCGGTGCGGGTTCGGTGCTTCATGCGACGCATACGAAGGATATCAATGAGCTGGGCGGTCTGATCCGTCGTATGCCGCGTACGGCGGTGTTGTTCCTCGTTGGTGGTATGAGCATGGCGGCTCTTCCTCCGATGTCGGGCTTTATCAGTGAGTGGGCGGTGCTTCAGTCGATGCTTCGTCTCGGGTTTGATTCGCATATCACTTGGCTTCAGGTGGTAGGTTGTCTGGCGGCGGCTGCGCTTGCTTTGGCGGGCGGTATGGCGCTGATGGCTGTGGTAAAACAGTTCGGCGTGGCGTTTTTGGCGATGCCGAGAAGTGAGAAGGCAGAGCATGCGCATGAGTGCTCGCGCTGGATGCAGTTCGGTATGGTGCTTCTTGTGATCCCGATGCTGGCGTTCGGCTTGTTCCCGCAGGCGGCGCTGTCGTTTATCAGCGGTATCACGTGTAAGTATTTCTTTACGGCGGTATGGTCGGATATGGTGTTCTACGTGCCGTTCGTAGAGGCAGAAACGGTGTCGGCTTCGATGGCGGCAGGTTCGCTCGTGCTTATCCTGGCGGCTGTTCTTGTCGGTCTTCGTTTGGCGGTGGGCAAAGGCAATGTCCGCTATTCGCCGACGTGGAACTGCGGTACGACGCTGACGAGCCGTATGGGCTTCAACGGTACGAGTGCTTCTCACTCGATGCTGAAGGTGTTCCGCGGGGTATCTCATCTGACTGATGAGGCTGTGGTGACGAAACGTCATGCGAGCTATCCGCTTCGTATGGCTGTCGGTGCGAAAGCCGATCTCGGCGCAGAGGACAAACTGTATCGTCCTGTTGTGCGTTTGACGATGAAGCTGTCGCAATATGCAAAACGAATTCAAGACGGGGATTTGCAGGCATATCTGGCGTATATGGTATGTGCGTTGATATTGGCTCTCCTCGGATTGTTCTCATAAGGAGGGGTGTTCGATGCAGATTGATGTTATGACAATATTGTGGGCGATCGTCCATGTTGTACTCATTGCGGCTGTGGCTCCGTTCGTCGAGGGTGTGATCCGTACGGCGAAAGCGAGAATGCAGAGCCGCCGCGGTGCAGGCCCTCTCCAGCCGTATCGTGACCTCTGGAAGTATCTTCGCAAGGATGCGGTGTTCTCCGAACATTCTTCGTGGCTGTCGCATTTTACGCCGTATATCTCTATTGCAGGGATGCTGACGGTAGGCTTGATGATACCGATGGTAGAGATGCACGCGCCGCTTGCGTGGGCAGGGGATTTCCTCTTGATGCTCTATTTGTTCGGTTTGGTGCGTTTCTTCACGACGCTGACGGCATACGATGCAGGCAGTTCGTTCGGCGGTATGTGTTCGGTACGTGACTTGATGCTGTCGGCTATCGCAGAGCCTGCGATGATCTTAGGCGCGATGGCTATTCTCTTGAAGATCGGCACGATGAATCTCGTGCAGGCTGTCGTCGTGATCGACGCGAAGCCCGATCTTATCTTGGAACCTACATATGTGCTTGCGCTTATCGCGATGGGTATCGTACTCATTGCGGAAACGGGTCGTATCCCTGTTGACAATCCCGATACGCATCTGGAGCTGACGATGATACACGAAGGGATGCTTCTTGAGTATTCGGGTCGTTATCTCGGATTGATGCTCTGGGCGGCACAGATACGCCAAGTGGTGCTCTACAGCATCTTCATCGCGCTCTTTTGTCCGTGGGGCATGGTGATGGGCGCATCGGTCGGTGCGTGGGCACTTGCACTCGGCTGTTTCGTGGTGAAACTGTTGGTGCTTGGTCTTGTTTTGGCAGTCGTTGAAACGCTGTATGCGAAGATGCGACTTTTCCTTGCGCCGAAGCTGTTGGCATCTTCTATGGTGCTGTCGGTCTTGGCGATCGTGATTACAGTAGTGAAATAGGAGGGATGAAATGATGGACAGTTTTTTGACAATCGTATTGGTTATGAGCGCACTTCTTTTGTTCCGCGTGGGCAAGGTCGCTGATGCTGTTGCTATCATCGCCCTCCAGTCGGGTATTCTTGCCGCGTGCGGTATTATGATGTGGTGGCAGACGGGTATCGGACACTTGTTGACGGCGGCTGTGATGACGCTGGCGGTCAAGGTCGTTTTGATACCGCTTATCT
This genomic stretch from Selenomonadales bacterium harbors:
- a CDS encoding iron ABC transporter permease yields the protein MRWSGRSLFVAGGLIICLVVVMLVSLVCGQIDVPIDKAVAVLGYQLGLPSFEAADFTAEQQAVLWHIRLPRILVGILVGAGLATAGAVMQGVFSNPLADPGIIGVTSGAAMGAVVSIALGWSAVSLYAMPVCALVGAVLAVSVTVLLSMRRGKVPVVTLLLSGIAVGMLLGALTSGILICVDEQKLQQYLFWMVGGLDYRRWEHVIMAAVPVLGGIGIMWTLARHLNILVLGETEARAVGMAVMPFRLGLLFLASLVTATSVCVSGSIGFVGLVVPHMMRMIVGPDHRVLIPMSALAGALLLVLCDTVGRMVVEPTEIRVGIMTALIGTPYFLYLLRRMQDR
- a CDS encoding ABC transporter ATP-binding protein — translated: MITADGLSVGYENKTILSDVSLKIGRGEFVGIIGPNGAGKSTLVKTLRGMLAKRAGSVRIMDTDTSELSEREFARRVAYLQQHVEVSFGYTGRELVLAGRYPYMKWWQSESAEDERIAELCMQYTGVTEFADTPVQEVSGGQRQRILLAKVLAQQTPILFLDEPTTGLDMVYQEEIFRFCKRLCEAGKTVVMVVHELPLASRFCSRLVLVGNGRILADGKPDEVIREDVLSDAYHVPIAVVRHDDTGSIEVWTKRGAVEEADDDVIRTICGDG
- a CDS encoding YadA-like family protein, coding for MKKEILKRMVALSIALSVIPCGMASAAIEEGTATGTDAIAIGSGTVASGDYSIAEGYKAAASKDYAVAEGYYAKASGESAVAIGNNAIASGAYSIAEGSLANASGDGAIAEGCEAVASGSLSVAEGYLAKASGAGAIAEGYQAAASGKLSVAEGYQAVASAENATAIGNGAQAAHANSVALGAGSVTAEADSVSVGSGGAAGVPATAPAYRKIVNVADGVNDHDAVTVGQLNKALEGVSAGGSVDLTGYAKTADVNAALDTKANASDVYTKTEVDTKLDTKANASDVYTKREVDDLISAGGNVDLTDYAKTDDVYTKDQVDEHVDNVTDHVNRVADNLTKLNGEVEDGFAELNNQIGITNGYVVGNMQDISALEDKTDTMQEDLSALNDEVVKTNDHFNAELQKTNDHFNTELGKTNQQVVANAQGIAANSSAITGLDQRVTSLDGRVDKVGAGAAALAALHPLDYDSENKLSFAAGVGNYAGSTAAAVGAFYRPNEDVMFSIGGTAGNGENMVNLGASFAIGKGSSGVAKLSKAELVTAIKDVKAENSELRHEINNAKAENQKLQDRIAKLEAMVLKLAGK
- a CDS encoding NADH-quinone oxidoreductase subunit H, whose amino-acid sequence is MQIDVMTILWAIVHVVLIAAVAPFVEGVIRTAKARMQSRRGAGPLQPYRDLWKYLRKDAVFSEHSSWLSHFTPYISIAGMLTVGLMIPMVEMHAPLAWAGDFLLMLYLFGLVRFFTTLTAYDAGSSFGGMCSVRDLMLSAIAEPAMILGAMAILLKIGTMNLVQAVVVIDAKPDLILEPTYVLALIAMGIVLIAETGRIPVDNPDTHLELTMIHEGMLLEYSGRYLGLMLWAAQIRQVVLYSIFIALFCPWGMVMGASVGAWALALGCFVVKLLVLGLVLAVVETLYAKMRLFLAPKLLASSMVLSVLAIVITVVK